A genomic region of Mitsuaria sp. 7 contains the following coding sequences:
- a CDS encoding ABC transporter substrate-binding protein has translation MNRFEFGWPGWPARVARSAHVAGGLALGLMLASVSLCARADCSRPIRVPVAPIGMSVVTSGGEVSGVYPDLLRKVAAETGCQFEFGVVPRARVEAMFAAGGADVLVPATRTTQRDLHGDFIPMMKARPMLISLSSDRAPVESLAELGERRELRVAVVRGFDYGEPYQQLLRTLKAQRRLVVEADAAAVVRTLERNLADVTVMAPSILAGTLLQDSKTRPLLDRLRLEAMAELNWTDSGIYLSRHLPAKDREVLSDALERNSRSGTVWKALQKHYPAGSYEEGLKAIVAPK, from the coding sequence ATGAACAGGTTCGAATTCGGGTGGCCGGGCTGGCCCGCGCGCGTCGCGCGTTCCGCACATGTCGCGGGCGGCCTGGCGCTGGGGCTGATGCTGGCGTCGGTGAGCCTGTGCGCGCGGGCGGACTGCTCGCGGCCGATCCGCGTGCCGGTGGCCCCCATCGGCATGAGCGTGGTGACCTCCGGCGGCGAAGTCAGCGGGGTCTATCCGGACCTGCTGCGCAAGGTCGCCGCGGAGACCGGCTGCCAGTTCGAATTCGGCGTCGTGCCGCGGGCGCGGGTCGAGGCGATGTTTGCCGCCGGCGGGGCGGACGTGCTGGTGCCGGCGACCAGGACCACGCAGCGCGACCTGCACGGCGACTTCATTCCGATGATGAAGGCGCGGCCGATGCTGATCTCCTTGTCTTCGGACCGCGCGCCGGTCGAGAGCCTGGCCGAGTTGGGCGAGCGGCGCGAGCTGCGCGTGGCGGTGGTGCGCGGCTTCGACTACGGCGAGCCCTACCAGCAGTTGCTGAGGACGCTGAAGGCGCAGCGCCGGCTGGTGGTGGAGGCCGACGCGGCGGCGGTGGTGCGCACGCTGGAGCGCAACCTGGCGGACGTGACAGTGATGGCGCCGTCGATCCTGGCGGGCACGCTGCTGCAGGACTCGAAGACGCGGCCGCTGCTGGACCGGCTGCGCCTGGAGGCCATGGCCGAGCTCAACTGGACCGACAGCGGCATCTACCTGTCGCGGCACCTGCCGGCGAAGGACCGCGAGGTGCTGAGCGACGCGCTGGAGCGGAACTCGCGATCGGGCACCGTCTGGAAGGCGCTGCAGAAGCATTACCCCGCCGGGTCGTATGAGGAAGGGCTGAAGGCGATCGTGGCGCCGAAGTAG
- the argF gene encoding ornithine carbamoyltransferase produces the protein MKPGNTLMRHYLQFKDLRTEEYTHLFERAATIKRRFKNYEKYQPLQDRTLAMIFEKASTRTRVSFEAGMYQMGGSVVHLTTGDSQLGRAEPIEDSARVISRMVDIVMIRTYEQTKLERFAAHSRVPVINGLTNEYHPCQILADLFTFIEQRGMDRRGAIDMDCLKGRVVAWVGDGNNMANTWLQAAEILGFTVHVSTPSGYEIDPAVAGIKDTRCYKVFKDPKEACRDADLVTTDVWTSMGYEAENEARRTAFADWCVDKDMMAQAKPDALFMHCLPAHRGEEVAADVIDGPQSVVWDEAENRMHVQKALMEYLLLGRIG, from the coding sequence ATGAAACCGGGGAACACGCTCATGCGTCACTACCTGCAGTTCAAGGACCTGCGCACGGAGGAGTACACCCACCTGTTCGAACGGGCGGCGACGATCAAGCGCCGCTTCAAGAACTACGAGAAGTACCAGCCGCTGCAGGACCGCACGCTGGCGATGATCTTCGAGAAGGCCTCCACGCGGACCCGCGTGAGCTTCGAGGCGGGCATGTACCAGATGGGCGGCTCGGTGGTGCACCTGACCACCGGCGACAGCCAGCTGGGCCGTGCGGAGCCGATCGAGGACAGCGCGCGCGTGATCAGCCGCATGGTCGACATCGTGATGATCCGGACCTACGAGCAGACCAAGCTGGAGCGCTTCGCGGCGCACTCGCGGGTGCCGGTGATCAACGGGCTGACCAACGAGTACCACCCGTGCCAGATCCTGGCGGACCTGTTCACCTTCATCGAGCAGCGCGGCATGGACCGACGCGGCGCGATCGACATGGACTGCCTGAAGGGACGCGTGGTGGCCTGGGTCGGCGACGGCAACAACATGGCCAACACGTGGCTGCAGGCGGCGGAGATCCTGGGCTTCACCGTGCACGTGAGCACGCCCAGCGGCTACGAGATCGACCCGGCGGTGGCGGGCATCAAGGACACGCGCTGCTACAAGGTCTTCAAGGACCCGAAGGAAGCCTGCCGCGATGCGGACCTGGTGACGACGGACGTGTGGACCAGCATGGGCTACGAGGCCGAGAACGAGGCGCGCCGCACGGCGTTCGCGGACTGGTGCGTGGACAAGGACATGATGGCGCAGGCCAAGCCGGATGCGCTGTTCATGCACTGCCTGCCGGCGCACCGCGGCGAAGAGGTCGCGGCCGACGTGATCGACGGCCCGCAGTCGGTGGTCTGGGACGAGGCCGAGAACCGCATGCACGTGCAGAAGGCGCTCATGGAGTACCTGCTGCTCGGACGCATCGGCTGA
- a CDS encoding aspartate aminotransferase family protein has protein sequence MNAPDSSFATPTEPHVMHTYGRLPIALSHGEGAWVWDTAGRRYLDGLGGIAVNTLGHNHPKLVAALRDQVGKLIHTSNYYHVPLQEQLAAKLCALSGLTNAFFCNSGLEANEAALKIARKYGHDRGNTAPEVIVFEKAFHGRSIATLSATGNPKVQAGFGPLVPGFVRVPLNDIEAIRKAIAEHPNVTAIFLETIQGEGGINAAHIDFLKALRKLCDEHDLLLMLDEVQCGIGRTGKWFAHQWAGIVPDVMPLAKGLGSGVPIGAVVCGEKAAKVFGPGNHGTTFGGNPLAMRAGVETLTVMEEDGLLANAATVGAELKAAIEHGLAGEAGLVEVRGHGLMIGIELDRPCGVLLTQAMEAGLLLSVTADKVIRLVPPLILTSGEAAEIAARLVPLVNAFLAAPPATPSAP, from the coding sequence ATGAACGCCCCGGACTCCTCGTTCGCCACCCCGACCGAACCCCATGTGATGCACACCTACGGCCGCCTGCCGATCGCCTTGTCGCACGGCGAAGGCGCCTGGGTCTGGGATACGGCCGGCCGACGATACCTGGACGGCCTCGGCGGGATCGCCGTCAACACGCTCGGACACAACCATCCGAAGCTGGTGGCGGCCTTGCGGGACCAGGTGGGCAAGCTCATCCACACGAGCAACTACTACCACGTCCCGCTGCAGGAGCAGCTCGCGGCCAAGCTCTGCGCGCTGTCGGGGCTGACCAACGCCTTCTTCTGCAATTCCGGCCTGGAGGCCAACGAGGCCGCGCTCAAGATCGCGCGCAAGTACGGGCATGACCGCGGCAACACGGCCCCCGAGGTGATCGTGTTCGAGAAGGCCTTCCATGGCCGCTCGATCGCGACGCTGTCCGCGACCGGCAACCCGAAGGTGCAGGCGGGCTTCGGCCCGCTGGTGCCGGGCTTCGTCCGCGTGCCGCTGAACGACATCGAGGCGATCCGCAAGGCCATCGCCGAACACCCGAACGTGACCGCGATCTTCCTGGAGACCATCCAGGGCGAAGGCGGCATCAACGCGGCGCACATCGACTTCCTGAAGGCCCTGCGCAAGCTGTGCGACGAGCACGACCTGCTGCTCATGCTGGACGAGGTGCAGTGCGGCATCGGCCGTACCGGCAAGTGGTTCGCGCACCAGTGGGCCGGCATCGTGCCGGACGTGATGCCGCTGGCCAAGGGCCTGGGCTCGGGCGTGCCCATCGGCGCGGTGGTGTGCGGCGAGAAGGCGGCCAAGGTCTTCGGACCGGGCAACCACGGCACGACCTTCGGCGGCAATCCGCTGGCGATGCGCGCGGGCGTCGAGACGCTGACGGTGATGGAAGAGGACGGCCTGCTGGCCAACGCCGCGACCGTCGGCGCCGAGCTCAAGGCCGCGATCGAGCACGGCCTGGCGGGCGAGGCTGGCCTCGTCGAGGTCCGCGGCCATGGCCTGATGATCGGCATCGAGCTGGACCGCCCCTGCGGCGTGCTGCTGACGCAGGCGATGGAAGCGGGCCTGCTGCTGAGCGTGACGGCCGACAAGGTCATCCGCCTGGTACCGCCGCTGATCCTCACGAGCGGGGAAGCCGCCGAGATCGCCGCGCGTCTGGTGCCGCTGGTGAATGCCTTCCTGGCCGCGCCCCCGGCAACGCCCTCGGCGCCATGA
- a CDS encoding DUF3579 domain-containing protein, translated as MTEQPKPREVFIQGITTDGRTFRPSDWAERLAGAMSCFRPGGTRSGRDAYLGYSPYCVPRVIDGVKCVIVNEALKSVEPMAWEFVMNFARDNKLQVVDACLLPGDRESGKA; from the coding sequence ATGACTGAGCAGCCCAAGCCGCGAGAAGTGTTCATCCAGGGGATCACCACGGATGGCCGCACCTTCCGCCCGAGCGACTGGGCCGAACGTCTGGCTGGCGCCATGTCCTGCTTCCGTCCTGGCGGCACGCGCAGCGGCCGCGACGCGTACCTCGGCTACTCCCCCTACTGCGTGCCGCGCGTCATCGACGGCGTCAAGTGCGTGATCGTCAACGAGGCGCTGAAGTCCGTTGAACCGATGGCCTGGGAGTTCGTCATGAACTTCGCCCGCGATAACAAGCTGCAGGTCGTCGACGCCTGCCTGCTGCCCGGGGACCGGGAATCCGGCAAGGCCTGA
- a CDS encoding M14 family zinc carboxypeptidase, whose amino-acid sequence MAVFTADAGSRAAAVLPEMQQLLRLIDQGGTMLQARELATVDTLGGPLPVIGVTLGNPDPKVPALGFIGGVHGLERIGAQVVLAYLGSLVRRLRWDLSLHQQLESLRLVFLPVVNPGGVLAGSRANPQGIDLMRNAPQDADRGVPFLVGGHRLTRLLPYYRGRADEPLQVESDALCRFVREELLGRPVSVAIDFHSGFGLRDRIWFPYARTRRPMHHLAEIHALCEVLDQCLSPHPYVMEPQSRHYLTHGDLWDHLYDESLSLDRGIFLPMTLEMGSWLWVKKNPRQLLSRHGMFNPLIEHRQQRVLRRHMAWMDFMTRATQSALRWLPGPDTRIDHGEQALIRWYRRTAR is encoded by the coding sequence ATGGCCGTCTTCACCGCCGACGCGGGCTCCCGGGCCGCGGCCGTCCTGCCGGAAATGCAGCAGCTGCTGCGCCTGATCGATCAGGGCGGGACGATGCTGCAGGCCCGCGAACTCGCGACCGTGGACACCCTCGGCGGCCCGCTGCCGGTGATCGGTGTGACCTTGGGCAACCCTGACCCCAAGGTGCCGGCGCTCGGTTTCATCGGCGGCGTCCACGGGCTGGAGCGCATCGGCGCGCAGGTCGTGCTGGCCTACCTCGGCAGTCTGGTGCGGCGGCTTCGATGGGACCTCAGCCTGCATCAGCAGCTCGAGTCGCTGCGGCTCGTCTTCCTCCCGGTCGTCAATCCCGGCGGCGTGCTGGCGGGCTCGCGGGCGAATCCGCAAGGCATCGATCTGATGCGCAACGCGCCGCAGGATGCGGACCGGGGCGTGCCCTTCCTGGTCGGCGGCCATCGGCTGACGCGGCTGCTGCCGTACTACCGGGGGCGGGCCGATGAGCCGCTGCAGGTCGAGAGCGACGCGCTCTGCCGCTTCGTCCGCGAGGAACTGCTGGGGCGTCCGGTGTCCGTGGCCATCGACTTCCACAGCGGCTTCGGCCTGCGCGACCGCATCTGGTTCCCGTATGCGCGCACGCGTCGTCCGATGCATCACCTCGCCGAGATCCACGCGCTGTGCGAGGTGCTCGATCAATGCCTGTCCCCGCATCCCTACGTCATGGAGCCGCAGAGCCGGCATTACCTGACCCATGGCGACCTGTGGGATCACCTTTACGACGAGTCCCTCTCCCTTGATCGAGGGATCTTCCTGCCGATGACGCTCGAAATGGGGTCATGGCTGTGGGTGAAGAAAAACCCGCGACAGCTACTCTCCCGGCACGGCATGTTCAACCCGCTGATCGAACATCGACAGCAGCGCGTGTTGCGACGGCACATGGCCTGGATGGACTTCATGACCCGTGCGACGCAGAGCGCGTTGCGGTGGTTGCCAGGGCCGGACACAAGAATCGATCACGGGGAGCAGGCGTTGATTCGCTGGTATCGGAGGACCGCTCGATGA
- a CDS encoding alpha/beta fold hydrolase, giving the protein MSVHTWVLLRGLTRESGHWGDFPARLLRALRVQQPEARLELLDLPGNGDKHRQSSPTHVDAMMEACRAELRRRGVPPPYQVLAMSLGAMVASEWAARHPGELEGIVLINTSLRPFSAFFRRLRPSNYWSLLLLSLTRLSLRRREAKVLQMTTRMQRQPDQVIDDWVSIQRQHPVRRRNALRQLLAAARYRASLAKPQPPMLLLCSQGDSLVDWRCSQAISRAWGAPLRLHRHAGHDLPLDDGDWVARNVVDWLHVREVVGQITTPMPL; this is encoded by the coding sequence ATGAGCGTCCACACCTGGGTGCTGTTGCGCGGGCTGACCCGCGAGAGCGGCCATTGGGGGGATTTCCCCGCGCGCCTGCTGCGCGCGCTGCGGGTGCAGCAGCCGGAGGCCCGGCTGGAACTGCTCGACCTGCCCGGCAACGGCGACAAGCATCGCCAGAGCAGCCCGACCCACGTCGACGCGATGATGGAGGCGTGCCGTGCGGAGCTGCGGCGTCGCGGCGTTCCCCCGCCGTATCAGGTGCTGGCCATGTCGCTGGGCGCGATGGTCGCCAGCGAATGGGCGGCGCGCCATCCCGGTGAGCTTGAAGGCATCGTGTTGATCAACACCAGCCTGCGACCCTTCAGCGCGTTCTTCCGGCGGCTGCGGCCGTCGAATTACTGGTCATTGCTGCTGCTGAGCCTGACGCGGCTGAGCCTGCGCCGGCGCGAGGCCAAGGTGCTGCAGATGACGACGCGGATGCAGCGTCAGCCGGACCAGGTGATCGATGACTGGGTCTCGATCCAGCGCCAGCATCCGGTGCGGCGGCGCAATGCGCTGCGGCAGCTGCTGGCGGCGGCGCGGTATCGCGCCAGCCTCGCCAAGCCGCAGCCGCCCATGCTGCTGCTGTGCAGCCAGGGCGACTCGCTCGTGGACTGGCGCTGCTCGCAGGCCATCAGCCGGGCCTGGGGCGCGCCCTTGCGGCTGCACCGGCACGCGGGGCATGACCTGCCACTGGATGATGGGGATTGGGTGGCGCGCAATGTCGTGGACTGGCTCCACGTGCGCGAGGTCGTCGGACAGATCACGACGCCGATGCCGCTCTGA
- the rpsT gene encoding 30S ribosomal protein S20, with amino-acid sequence MASSSKAKKKTVRLASGRKRARQDVKLNAANSALRSKFRTVIKNVQKAIVTGDKAKAADLFKTAQPVIDSVADKGIFHKNKAARHKSRLSSKIKALAA; translated from the coding sequence ATGGCAAGCTCTTCCAAAGCCAAGAAGAAAACCGTGCGTCTGGCCTCGGGCCGCAAGCGCGCACGTCAAGACGTCAAGCTGAACGCCGCCAACTCGGCGCTGCGTTCCAAGTTCCGCACGGTCATCAAGAACGTGCAAAAGGCGATCGTCACGGGTGACAAGGCCAAGGCCGCTGACCTGTTCAAGACCGCCCAGCCCGTGATCGACTCGGTCGCCGACAAGGGCATCTTCCACAAGAACAAGGCTGCTCGCCACAAGAGCCGCCTGTCTTCGAAGATCAAGGCGCTCGCCGCCTGA
- the murJ gene encoding murein biosynthesis integral membrane protein MurJ yields the protein MNLLRTASVVSVFTLLSRITGLVREQMVAGLFGANAMTDAYNVAFRIPNMLRRLFAEGAFSQAFVPSLAAARAKDGDEATRHLIDAVATVLLWALLATCVIGVIGAPLLVWALGAGLSRDAHEAAVVMTRWMFPYIGFMSLVALSAGILNTWKRFIVPAVTPVLLNLASLACGYGLTPVLAHYGYEPIYSLALGVMIGGILQLAVQVPALRRLGLMPRFALNFAGLRRAAGDDGVRQVLRKMGPALLGVGVAQLSLLVNTQIAIAVGEGAASWLTYADRLMEFPIALLGVALGVVLTPQLAASTAKGETAKYSGLLDWGLRLTLLLALPCAVALLVFAEPLVAVLYQRGAFRPEDVAHTAHAVMGYGLGLMGLVSIKVLAPGFYARQDMRTPVRIAVGVLILTQVFNAIFVFGFKIGVAGLSLSIGLGAVVNALLLLRGLRKLGTYTPEAGWPLFLLRVAIASAAMGALQWWLAGYFGWVGGKGFHFELARAGWMALSLGASALLYFGVLLLLGVKLRQFARRA from the coding sequence ATGAACCTGCTCCGTACCGCTTCCGTCGTTTCGGTCTTCACGCTGCTGTCGCGCATCACCGGGCTGGTCCGCGAACAGATGGTGGCCGGACTGTTCGGCGCCAATGCGATGACCGACGCCTACAACGTGGCGTTCCGTATCCCCAACATGCTGCGGCGGCTGTTCGCCGAGGGGGCGTTCTCGCAGGCCTTCGTGCCCTCGCTGGCCGCCGCGCGCGCCAAGGACGGCGACGAGGCGACCCGTCACCTGATCGACGCCGTCGCGACCGTGCTGCTGTGGGCGCTGCTGGCCACCTGCGTGATCGGCGTGATCGGCGCGCCGCTGCTGGTCTGGGCGCTCGGCGCGGGGCTGTCCAGGGATGCGCACGAGGCCGCCGTCGTGATGACGCGGTGGATGTTCCCGTACATCGGCTTCATGTCGCTCGTGGCGCTCTCGGCCGGCATCCTGAACACGTGGAAGCGCTTCATCGTGCCGGCGGTGACGCCGGTGCTGCTGAACCTGGCCTCGCTGGCCTGCGGCTACGGGCTGACGCCGGTGCTGGCGCACTACGGCTACGAGCCGATCTACTCGCTGGCGCTGGGCGTCATGATAGGCGGCATCCTGCAGCTGGCGGTCCAGGTGCCGGCGCTGCGGCGTCTCGGCCTGATGCCGCGTTTCGCGCTGAACTTCGCCGGCCTGCGCCGCGCCGCCGGCGACGACGGCGTGCGCCAGGTCTTGCGCAAGATGGGGCCGGCGCTGCTGGGCGTCGGCGTGGCGCAGCTGTCGCTGCTGGTCAACACGCAGATCGCCATCGCGGTGGGCGAGGGCGCCGCATCCTGGCTGACCTATGCCGACCGGCTGATGGAGTTCCCGATCGCGCTGCTCGGCGTCGCGCTGGGCGTCGTGCTGACGCCGCAGCTGGCGGCGAGCACGGCCAAGGGCGAGACGGCCAAGTATTCGGGGTTGCTCGACTGGGGCCTGCGCCTGACCCTGCTGCTGGCGCTGCCCTGCGCGGTCGCGCTGCTGGTCTTCGCCGAGCCGCTGGTCGCGGTGCTCTACCAGCGTGGGGCCTTCCGGCCCGAGGATGTCGCCCACACCGCACACGCCGTGATGGGCTACGGGCTGGGCCTGATGGGGCTGGTGTCGATCAAGGTGCTGGCCCCCGGCTTCTACGCACGTCAGGACATGCGCACCCCGGTTCGCATCGCCGTCGGTGTGCTCATCCTGACGCAGGTGTTCAACGCGATCTTCGTCTTCGGATTCAAGATCGGCGTCGCCGGCCTGTCGCTGTCGATCGGCCTGGGCGCCGTCGTCAACGCGCTGCTGCTGCTGCGCGGGCTGCGCAAGCTCGGCACCTACACGCCGGAGGCCGGATGGCCCCTGTTCCTGCTGCGTGTCGCGATCGCCAGCGCCGCCATGGGCGCGCTGCAATGGTGGCTCGCCGGGTACTTCGGCTGGGTCGGCGGCAAGGGCTTCCACTTCGAACTGGCGCGCGCCGGCTGGATGGCGCTGAGCCTGGGCGCCTCGGCGCTGCTGTACTTCGGCGTGCTGCTGCTGCTGGGCGTGAAGCTGCGCCAGTTCGCCCGCCGGGCTTGA
- a CDS encoding SirB1 family protein — MSSPLQWTVPSALDYFSTLVAEDDTLNLAEAATAIALDEVPRLDVQQVMAELDRLGERLRHRLPADAPPSHRLRMLNQYFHGELGFAGNVNDYYAVGNSYLHQVLATRRGIPITLAIIYMELASHVGLQVKGVSFPGHFLMKLRLPQGEVVLDPFSGRSLGRGELDEFLSPWRERAGLMPEEPMSLDAFLGTAPPRQILARMLRNLKQIHMDQQDLPRLLAVQRKLVALLPDDRLERSELEQCLQQLRDAGGGPATLH; from the coding sequence ATGAGTTCGCCTTTGCAGTGGACGGTGCCGTCGGCGCTGGACTATTTCTCGACGCTGGTTGCCGAAGACGACACGCTGAACCTCGCCGAGGCCGCCACGGCGATCGCGCTCGACGAGGTGCCCCGGCTGGACGTGCAGCAGGTGATGGCCGAGCTGGACCGCCTCGGCGAACGGCTGAGACATCGCCTGCCCGCCGACGCGCCGCCCAGCCACCGGCTGCGGATGCTCAACCAGTACTTCCACGGCGAACTCGGCTTCGCGGGCAACGTCAACGACTACTACGCCGTCGGCAACAGCTACCTCCACCAGGTGCTCGCCACGCGCCGCGGCATCCCCATCACACTGGCGATCATCTACATGGAACTGGCCTCGCACGTCGGCCTGCAGGTCAAGGGCGTCAGCTTCCCCGGCCACTTCCTGATGAAGCTGCGGCTGCCGCAGGGCGAGGTCGTGCTGGATCCGTTCAGCGGACGTTCGCTGGGGCGCGGCGAGCTCGACGAGTTCCTCAGCCCCTGGCGCGAACGCGCGGGCCTGATGCCGGAGGAGCCGATGTCGCTGGACGCCTTCCTGGGCACCGCGCCGCCGCGGCAGATCCTGGCGCGCATGCTGCGCAACCTCAAGCAGATCCACATGGACCAGCAGGACCTGCCCCGGCTGCTGGCCGTCCAGCGCAAGCTGGTGGCGCTGCTGCCCGACGACCGCCTGGAGCGCTCCGAGCTCGAGCAGTGCCTGCAGCAGCTCCGTGATGCGGGTGGCGGACCGGCCACCCTCCATTGA
- the hda gene encoding DnaA regulatory inactivator Hda, translating to MKQIPLSLGPEPDYTFDTLLTGANTAALTHVLALGTGSPPVFLWGPPGSGKTHLLRALARHWQQAGAQVGWYDADTPLPWELPTHPSLLLLDDAQRFDPGQQHAAFALFVEAATLGLAVVSTGTAPPVDLDLREDLRTRLGWGPTFALQPLSEAEVRAVLRREADRRGIALSDEVMDYLLTRYARDLKHLMTLLDGLDEFAMASKRAVTVPLLRQMLADQGALA from the coding sequence TTGAAGCAGATCCCGCTGTCGCTCGGTCCCGAGCCCGACTACACCTTTGACACGCTCCTCACCGGTGCCAACACCGCGGCCCTCACGCATGTGCTGGCCCTGGGGACGGGTTCGCCGCCGGTGTTCCTGTGGGGGCCGCCCGGCAGCGGCAAGACGCACCTGCTGCGCGCGCTGGCGCGCCACTGGCAGCAGGCCGGCGCGCAGGTCGGCTGGTACGACGCCGACACCCCGCTGCCGTGGGAACTGCCCACCCACCCGAGCCTGCTGCTGCTGGACGACGCGCAGCGCTTCGATCCGGGCCAGCAGCATGCGGCCTTCGCCCTCTTCGTCGAGGCGGCCACGCTGGGCCTGGCCGTCGTCTCGACCGGCACCGCGCCGCCGGTGGACCTGGACCTGCGCGAGGACCTGCGCACCCGCCTCGGCTGGGGGCCGACCTTCGCGCTGCAGCCGCTGTCCGAGGCCGAGGTGCGCGCCGTGCTCCGACGCGAGGCCGACCGCCGCGGCATCGCGCTGAGCGACGAGGTCATGGACTACCTGCTCACCCGCTACGCCCGCGACCTCAAGCACCTGATGACGCTGCTGGACGGGCTGGACGAATTCGCCATGGCCAGCAAGCGGGCGGTCACCGTGCCGCTGCTGCGCCAGATGCTCGCCGACCAGGGGGCGCTCGCCTGA
- a CDS encoding HAD family phosphatase, which translates to MDLTLFDLDGTLIPQDSDHAFGGYMVEIGWADGAAWAARNDGFYADYQRGDLDLDEYVEFATSVWRARPLAEAEAARAEFMARIVAPMLRDNARALVQRHLDAGDLVVVVTATNEFVTAPIAKAFGVDHLIAVQLERDATGSFTGRVQGTPSFQAGKIVRVNEWLAAQGRRWEDFERVHFYSDSMNDLPLLERVSHPVATNPTSALEALARERGWPILKLFE; encoded by the coding sequence GTGGACCTGACCCTGTTCGACCTCGACGGCACGCTGATCCCGCAGGACTCGGACCATGCCTTCGGCGGCTACATGGTGGAGATCGGCTGGGCCGACGGCGCCGCCTGGGCCGCCCGCAACGACGGCTTCTACGCGGACTACCAGCGCGGGGACCTCGACCTGGACGAGTACGTCGAGTTCGCGACCTCCGTCTGGCGCGCCCGGCCGCTGGCCGAGGCCGAGGCGGCCCGCGCCGAATTCATGGCCCGGATCGTCGCGCCGATGTTGCGCGACAATGCGCGCGCACTCGTGCAGCGCCACCTGGACGCCGGGGATCTGGTGGTCGTGGTGACGGCGACCAACGAATTCGTGACCGCGCCGATCGCCAAGGCCTTCGGTGTCGACCACCTGATCGCCGTGCAGCTGGAGCGCGACGCGACCGGGTCGTTCACCGGCCGCGTGCAGGGGACCCCGTCCTTCCAGGCGGGCAAGATCGTGCGCGTGAACGAATGGCTGGCGGCGCAGGGGCGCCGCTGGGAGGATTTCGAGCGCGTGCATTTCTACAGCGACTCGATGAATGACCTGCCGCTGCTGGAGCGGGTCAGTCATCCGGTGGCGACCAACCCCACCTCGGCCCTCGAGGCGCTGGCGCGCGAGCGCGGCTGGCCGATATTGAAGCTGTTCGAATGA